Within Mycobacterium heckeshornense, the genomic segment GCTGGCGATGTACTCCAGCGTCAGCTTGTGCACGGCGCGGTAGTAGCCGGCCAGCAGCTCAGCCGGGGCACGCACCTTGGCCACGTCGTCGGGACTGTGCCCGTAGCCGGTGTCGCCGCGCGGGAGGTCCAGACCGAAACGGTCCACCCAGCCGTCGCGCGTCCACACCTGCTCGACACCGGCGATGTCAGCGACCTGCACATCCTGCACACGCGCGCTGTGCCAGATCAGCCAGGCGATGCTGTTGGCGGCGGGGTGCGGCCGCCACTGGGACTGTTCCTCGGTGAGCCCGTCGGTGAGTTCGTCGACGTGTTCGATCAACCGGGTGAACAGGTCGCGCAGCAACTCTTGGGCGGAGGCGGCATCGGTGCTGGGCATACCTGCGAGATTACGGGCCCGCCGCCGGCTCGGTCGAAGACCGCTTCGCCGTTGTCGCCGCCGGATCGCGGCCGAACGCGCGGAGGGGCCCGAGCCGCGGCGCGTGCGGCGGTTCAGCCTGGCATGAGCCGCCGACCCGGTCGTAGATTGTTTAGATGACCTACGACCTGGTGATTCGCAATGGCAGCATCGTCGACGGGTTAGGCGGTAAACCGTTTGTCGGGGACGTCGCCGTCAAAGACGGCGTCATCAGGGCCGTCGGCGCGGTCGACGATACCGGCGCTTCGGAGATCGACGCGACCGGATTGCTGGTCACGCCCGGTTTCATCGACCTGCACACCCACTACGACGGCCAGTCGATCTGGTCGGACCGGTTGAACCCGTCGTCGGCGCACGGGGTGACGACGGTCGTGATGGGCAACTGCGGTGTCGGCTTCGCCCCATGCCGCCAGGACGACCACGAGGTGCTGGTCGACGTGATGGCCGGCGTCGAGGACATTCCCGGCGTGGTGATGACCGACGGGCTGCCGTGGACCTGGGAGACCTTCCCCGAATACCTGGATGCGCTGGAGGCGCGACAGCGCGATATTGACGTGGCAGCCTACCTGCCGCACTCGCCGCTGCGGGTCTACGCGATGGGTCAGCGCGGCGCGGACCGCGAACCGGCCACGGCTGAGGACCTCGCGACGATGCGGGCCTTGGCCAAGGAGGCGATCGAGTGCGGGGCGCTGGGGTTCGCGTCGTCGCGGCTGATGATCCACAAGACCGCCAGCGGTTCGCCGATTCCGAGCTACGACGCGGCCCGCGAGGAGATCCTTGAGATCGCCAAGGGCGTCGTCGACGGCGGCGGCGGGCTGATCCAGTTCGTGCCCGACGTGCCCGCGGGCGGGTATCAGCCGGTGCTGCAGCAGGTGTTCGACGTCGCCGAGGACGTCGGGCTTCCGGTGACGTTCACGTTGGCGATCGGCAACGCCGGCGACCCCATGTGGCCGGATGCCATCACCATGATCGAGAAGGCCAACGCCGTCCGCGGTGACGGACCCTCGGTGACCGCGCAGCTGCTGCCGCGCCCGATCGGGCTGATCATCGGGCTGGAGCTGAGCGCCAACCCGTTCGTGCTGTATCCCAGCTACCGGGAGATCGCCGGGCTGCCGCTGCCCGAGCGCGTCGCCGAAATGCGCAAACCCGACGTGCGTGAGCGCATTCTGGCCGACAAGCCGGGGCAGGGCCATCCGCTGATGTATCTGGCGCAGGCCTGGGACTGGATCTTCCCGCTGGGCGACGACCCCAACTACGAGCCGCGGCGCTCGGACAGCATCGCGGCGCGGGCCCGCGCCCGCGGGGTGCGCCCGATCGAGGAGGCCTACGACCGGCTGCTCGACGACGACGGCCACGCGATGCTGCTGGTCACCACCAGCAATTTCGAAAACTATTCGCTGGATACCGTCGGCGAGTTGCTGCGCCGCGACGACGTCGTGCTGGGCCTCGGCGACGGCGGCGCCCACTACGGGATGATCTGCGACGCCAGCTATTCGACGTACTTCCTGGCGCATTGGGCCCGCGACCGGGCCTCCGGGCGGTTCAGCGTCCCCGAGGCGATCCGCGAGCTCACTTCGGTGCCGGCCCGCGTCGCCGGGCTGGGCGACCGCGGCCGCATCGCCGTCGGCTACAAAGCCGACCTCAACGTCATCGACCACGCGCGGCTGCGGCTGCACAAGCCGATCGTCACCCACGACCTGCCGGCGGGCGGGCGTCGTCTGGACCAGACCGCAGACGGCTACGTGGCGACGATCGTCTCGGGCGAGATCATCGCCCGAGACGGTGTACCGACCGACGCCCGGCCGGGACGGCTGGTGCGCGGCCGGCAACCCGCGCCGGCGGCCTAGCCGCGCCGCCGGCCTAGCCGCGCCGACTGTGCATGTTATTGGTGAGGAATCGGCGAAATCGTCGGCATAACCTGCACACTCGGCGCTAAAGCGGGCAACCCGCCACCCGCAGCTTGGCGGTCACGCGCTCGATGATGACCCGCGGACGGGTCATCATCTCGGCGCTGACCCGGACAACAACCCACCCGAGCGCTTCGAGCATCGCGACGCGGTCGATGTCCCAAGACCGTTGGTACCGGTCCGACCAGTGCTGCACGCCGTCATACTCGACGGCTACTTTCCACGCACGCCAGCCCATGTCGACGCGGATCCGGGTGACGCCGAACTCGTCGACGAACGGGATCTGGGTTTCCGGCGCGGGCAGCCCCGCATCGACGAGCAGCAATCGCAGCCGGCTTTCCTGCGGTGACTCAGCGCCGCCGTCGACCAGCCGCAACGCTGTTCGTAGCCGGCGAACACCGCGAATGCCCGGTTTGCCGTCGGCGAGTGCGACAACATCGGAGACCGTGAAATTGGTCGCATTCGCCAACGCGTCGAGCACCGGAATCGCACGATCCCGGGGCATAGTGCGGCCGATGTCGAAGGCGGTACGTTCCGGCGTCGTGATCCGGATCCCGTTGACGAGGCATACCTCTCGAGCATCGAGAGTGTAGGAATGCACGACGACGCCGGGCGGGACGTGCCGATTGATGCGGATCAGCTCGGCGGGACTGTCAACGTCGATCCATTTCGTTCCCAGCACCGCCGCTGCGGACAGCCCGGCCAGCGTGGCGCGGCCGCCGGACCACAGCCAGGCGGCGCGGGCCCGGGTCAGCGCGCTCAGCGGTTGGTGCTTGGGCACATAGACATTGCGATACACAGCTCGGTAGTTCTTCTCCAGCTGGTATTCCGAGATGTCGCCCCGCCGCACGGCCTGCCGCCCGAGAAATGGCCACTCGTCCCCGCCCACAGCCGGCAGCATGACCGCGGCCCGCGAAACCCGCCTACAGTTATCCACATGAGCGCAGACGTGGACCTCGACCGGCTGGCTGACGCCCTCGGCAACTACGGGTTCGCCTACCTGATCACCGTCAACGACGACTACCGGGTGCGCGCGGTGGAAATCGAGCCGGCTTTCGACGGGCGAGCGTTCGACATCGGACCGGCCGGTGGGCACACTCGCGCCAACCTCGCAAGGCACGGCACCGCCACCCTGGTCTGGCCGCCACGCGACCCCGGCGAATACTCGCTGATCGTCGACGCCGACACCGAAAAGCCCGTCGACCCCGAAACGACCGAACCCGTGACGATGGTGCCCACCCGCGCACTCCTGCACCGACCGGCCGCGGGCGACTCCCCAACCTGTCAGCGCGGGCACACCTACGACTGCGTGATCTTCAAGGCATCGTCGTCCGCACGCGCGTAGCAACGAAAAAGCCCGGCCCCCAAGGGGACCGGGCTTTTCCGGCTTTTCCGGTACGGACTTCGGCTCGATTGTCCGGCTCCTCCTCACGCCGCTACGCGGCGCGCATCGTCGCCGAACTAGAAGTCCATGTCGCCCATGCCGCCTGCGCCAGGCGCTGCGGCCTTCTCCTTCTCCGGCTTGTCGGCGACGACGGCTTCGGTGGTCAGGAACAGCCCCGCGATCGAAGCCGCGTTCTGCAGCGCCGAACGGGTGACCTTGACCGGGTCGGCGACGCCGGCCTTGAGCAGGTCCTCGTACTCGCCGGTGGCGGCGTTGAGGCCGTGACCGGCGGGCAGGTTGCGCACCTTCTCGGCGACCACACCGGGCTCCAGACCGGAGTTGAACGCGATCTGCTTCAGCGGAGCCTCCAACGCCAACTTGACGATGCTGGCACCGGTGGCCTCGTCACCTTCGAGCTTGAGCTCGTCCAATGTCGGGGCGGCCTGCAGCAGCGTCACGCCACCGCCGGCGACAATGCCCTCCTCGACGGCGGCCTTGGCGTTACGCACGGCGTCCTCGATGCGGTGCTTGCGCTCCTTGAGCTCCACCTCGGTGGCGGCCCCGGCCTTGATCACCGCGACACCGCCGGCGAGCTTGGCCAGCCGCTCCTGCAGCTTCTCGCGGTCGTAGTCGGAGTCGCTGTTTTCGATCTCGGTGCGGATCTGGGCCACCCGGCCGGCGATGGCGTCGGTGTCACCGGCACCCTCGACGATGGTGGTCTCGTCCTTGGTGACGACGACCTTGCGGGCACGGCCCAGCAGCGACAGGTCGGCGTTCTCCAGGGTGAGCCCGACCTCTTCGCTGATCACCTGGCCGCCGGTGAGGATGGCCATGTCCTGCAGCATCGCCTTGCGGCGGTCACCGAAGCCGGGGGCCTTGACCGCCACCGACTTGAAGGTGCCGCGGATCTTGTTGACGACCAGCGTGGACAGCGCCTCGCCCTCGACGTCCTCGGCGATGACCAGCAGCGGCTTGCCGGACTGAATGACCTTCTCCAGCAGCGGCAACAGATCCTTGATGGCCGACACCTTCGAGCTGACGAGCAGGATGTACGGGTCTTCGAGGACCGCTTCCTGGCGCTCGGCGTCGGTGACGAAGTAGCCCGAGATGTAGCCCTTGTCGAAGCGCATACCCTCGGTGAGCTCGAGCTGCAGGCCGAAGGTGTTGGACTCCTCGACGGTGATCACACCCTCGTTGCCGACCTTGTCCATCGCCTCGGCGATCAGGTCACCGATCGCCTGGTCGCCAGCGGAGATGGCCGCGGTCGCGGCGATCTGCTCCTTGGTCTCGACCTCTTTGGCCGTCTTGAGCAGGGTCTCGGTCACCTTCTCCACGGCCTTTTCGATCCCACGCTTGAGCGCCAGCGGGTTCGCGCCCGCGGCGACGTTGCGCAGGCCTTCTTTGACCAGCGCCTGCGCCAGCACCGTCGCCGTCGTCGTCCCGTCACCGGCGACGTCGTCGGTCTTCTTGGCGACTTCCTTGACCAGCTCGGCGCCGATCTTCTCGTAGGGGTCCTCCAGTTCGATCTCCTTGGCGATGGACACGCCGTCATTGGTGATCGTGGGAGCACCCCACTTCTTCTCCAGCACGACGTTGCGGCCCTTGGGGCCCAACGTCACCCGTACCGCGTCGGCGAGGCTGTTCAGGCCGCGCTCGAGACCGCGGCGGGCCTCTTCGTCGTACGCAATTATCTTGGCCATTGCGAAGTGATTCCTCCCGGATCGGGGATGACACGTCCTGGCCGGGTGCAGTGCCCGCGACGGACGACCGTGCTGAGCTCGGTCTCACCGTCCCGACCTAGCACTCACCGGTCGCGAGTGCCAACTCATTCTTAGCACTCGCCCATGCCGAGTGCAAGAACTTGGGACCCGGGCGGACCGAGGCGATGCCGCGTGTCGTGCCGCCCTGTCCACCGCCGCGCTGCCTGGTCGGCGAGCCTGACGTGACCGCGTGGTCCCCGAGGCGCCGCCCGCGCGGATCGACGCACCGGCAGCGCGCAACGCCACGGCCGAGGGCCCCGGCTACACCACCGCCCACCTGCTCTCGGCCACCCACGGCGAAGCCTGCGCCGCGATCGTCCACGCCAGGCGCTCGGGCACGTCGATCAGGTGGTAGCGCTTGGTGCCCGCGGCGGTCGCCGCCACCAGTGTGGCGACCCCGGCACGGCGTTGCGGTAGCGTCTGCCGCACGGTCCAGCCGATGATCCCCGCAGCGGCGACGCAATCGCGGCGTCGCTCAAGGCTTCCCGCCTGCGCCACCAGCCAACCGCCATCAACCCGGTGTCCCAGCGCGCGCACGCGGTCGGCGGCCAGCAATGCGCCGCACCCCATCAGCACCGCCCACCCCAACCACAGCCACGGCGCGACGCCAACCGTTGCCGTCAGCGCTACCAGCGCCAGACCGGCTGCCGCCGGCAGCCCGAGCGCACGCGTCCAGCGTCGCAGCGCCGCCCTTCGGCCGTGACCGCGCAGCGGCCCGGTGGCCGGGCCGGCATCCCCGACGAGTGCGGTCAGCACCGACACCGCGGTGTGAACCGGGCACGGCGGCAGCAGCATCGACGATTCGCCGGCACCGCCGACACCGGTCATGACCGCGTCCAGCCGGGCACCGCCGAACATGCGGACCAGCAGCGGTTGACGCAGCGTCCCACCGCGCAACCGGCTCATGTCATAGGTGTGTTCGCGCACCCGCAAAAGGCCATGCCGCAGATGCAGCACCTCAGCGCGCCGAGTGAGCACCAAGTTGCCGTAGGTGGCCAGCGACCGCAGCACCGCCAACACGACCGAGGCCAGCAGCACGACCACCGTAAGCACCATCACCATGGCCACCACACCGGAGCGCTCGACCGCGTTCAACCCGGACTGGGCCACCCGCGAATGTTGCAGCGCCACACCAACTCCGGTCTGATAAATGCCGCCCACCGCGGCGCCGATCATGACCAGCCCGGAAACGCTGAGCGGCGCGAAGCGCAACCAGGACGGCTGCCAGCGGGCCAACACCAGCTCGGGCGCCGGCTGCTCGGCGACGGCGGGAGCCTGCAGCGACTCGTTCAACAGGATTGCCCGCAGCCGAGGCACCTGCGCGACCTCAACGGCGTCAAGCTCAAAGACACTGTCGCCCTTGGCTTCCCGACCAGTGCTCACCCGTAGCACCGCCAGCCCCAGCAGCCGGTGCAGCAACCGCGCGTCGGTCTGCACCGAGCGAATCCTGTTGCGCGGCAACGAAAGCACCTTGCGCTGTAGCACACCGGTTCGCAGCTGCACCTCGTCGGCCTCGATGCGGTAGCCGGTGGTGAACCAGCGCGCGACGCCGAGCAGGGCTGTCACCGCCAGCGCCGCCAGCGCCCAGAGCGGGTTGCCGGTGGTCGAACCCAAGACGATCCCGCCGACGAGCAGCGGCAGTTGCCGCAGCAGCTCATGCACCGGATGCACCAGCAGCATGCGCGGGCTCAGCCGCTGCCAGCTCACGTCGCATCCTCGGCACCGATCGCCGCAATGTCGGTCAACTGCGCGACCAGTTGATCGGCGACGGGGCAATCCAGCGCCACGATGTGCACCGCACCCGCCGACGACGCCGTCGTGACGGTGACATCGGCCAGCCCGAACAGCCGCTCCAGCGGGCCGCGTTCGGTGTCGACCGTCTGCACTCGTGAGATCGGCGCGATCCGCCGCTCTTGCACCAGCCAACCCGTGCGGGTGTAGACGGCTTGCGCGCTGATCTCCCAGCGATGCACGCGATACCGCCACACCGGCACCACCACGGCCGAGACCACCAGGCCCGCCACGGTGCCGACGGCAACGACGGCATGCAGACACGGCTGGCGCTGATCCACCACCAGCCACGCCACCTGAGCTACGGCCAAGACCAGCCAGGGAATCGCGCCGCTGACCGCCCACAACAACGGCGCCCTGCGGCTGGGCGGATGCGCCGGTTCGGCCAGCGACACAACCGGCCCGGACGTGCCGTTGTCCATAGCGTCGAGAATGCCACCCGGCGGCTGCGGCCATCGCCCGGCTCGCCCTCTCGCGCTGCGCGGTGCGCGTCGTCGCCGCGAGGTCGGTATCGTTTTGCGCCATGGGCGCCAACGGCAAGTGGACCGTCGCTGACATACCCGACCAGAGCGGCCGCGTCGCCGTCGTCACCGGCGCCAACACCGGAATCGGCTACCACACCGCCGCGGTGCTCGCCCAGCGCGGCGCGCATGTCGTGCTGGCAGTGCGCAACCTGGAAAAGGGCAACGCCGCGCTCGCCAAAATCGTCGCCGCCAGTCCCGATGCCGACGTCACCCTGCAAGAACTCGACCTGAGCTCCCTGGAGTCGGTGCGCGCCGCCGCGCAAGCATTGCGCCACGCCTATCCGCGCATCGACCTGCTGATCAACAACGCCGGCGTCATGTATACGCCAAAGCAACTGACCAGAGACGGCTTCGAGATGCAGTTCGGCACAAACCATCTCGGCCACTTCGCGCTAACCGGGCTGGTGCTCGACCAATTGCTGCATGTGCGGGGGTCGCGGGTGGTGACCGTCAGCAGCAACGCGCACCGGTTTCGTGCTGCCATCCATTTCGACGATCTGCAATGGGAACGCCGCTACGACCGGATCGCCGCCTACGGGCAATCCAAGCTGGCCAACCTGCTGTTCACCTACGAACTGCAGCGACGGCTGGCGGCCAAGAATGCGCCGACGATCGCCGTGGCCGCGCACCCCGGCAGCTCCAGCACCGAGCTCACCCGCAACCTGCCCATGGTGCTCAAACCCGCTGTGGCGGTGTTCGGCCCGCTGGCGTTCCAAAGCGCAGCGATGGGTGCGCTGCCGACATTGCGGGCGGCCACCGATCCAGACGTGCAGGGCGGTCAATACTACGGCCCGGCCGGCTTAGCCCAGCAGCGGGGACATCCGAAGTTGGTCGAGTCGAGCGCGCAGTCTCACGACGAAGAGCTGCAGCGGCGGCTGTGGGCGGTGTCCGAAGAGCTCACCGGCGTCACCTTCCCGGTGTGAGTCCCGGTCCGATGCGGTCAGTCGAAGAGCATCAGCGCGTCGTCGCGGAGCTGATCACCGCCCCGCCGGGCATCCGCGCCGGGCTCGCCGACGCGCAAGGCCTGGCCCTGGCCGACGACGTGACCGCCCCGCTGTCGCTGCCGGTTTTCGACAATTCGGCGATGGACGGCTATGCGGTGCGCGCCGAGGACATCGCGTCAGCAGCCCCCGAGCATCCCGTGAAATTGCCTGTGGCCGAAGATATTCCGGCTGGCCGCACCGATACGCTCACGCTCGCGCCGGGCACCGCGCACCGGATCATGACCGGCGCCCCGGTGCCGCAGGGTGCGACGGCCGTGGTGCCGGTGGAAAACACCGACGCGGGCACCGAAACGGTCGCGATCTACGCCGCCGTCCGCGAGGGCCGCCACATCCGGCGGGCGGGTGAGGACGTCACCGCGGGCACCACGGTGCTGCGGGCCGGGCAAGTGGTCACCCCGGCGGCGATGGGACTGGCCGCCGCGCTGGGATTGCCGGAGTTGCCCGTGATCCCGCGACAGCGGGTGCTGGTGATTTCCACCGGGTCGGAGCTGGTGTCGCCGGGCACACCGCTGCGGCCGGGGCAGATCTATGAATCCAACGCGGTCATGCTGGCCGCCGCGCTGCGCGATGCCGGGGCCGCCGTCGTCGCCACCCCGACCGCCGGTGACGACGTCGCCCAGTTCGTCGCCGTGCTCGATCGCTACGCCGCCGCGGCCGACCTGATCATCACCAGCGGCGGGGTCAGTGCGGGCGCCTATGAGGTGGTCAAGGACGCGTTCGGCCGGGCCGGTGATCAAGGGGTGCAGTTCGTCAAGGTGGCGATGCAGCCCGGCATGCCGCAAGGGATCGGGCGAGTCGCCGGCACGCCGATCGTCACCCTGCCCGGCAACCCGGTCAGCGCGCTGGTGTCCTTTGAGGTATTCATCCGCCCCGCGCTGCGGCGGGCGATGGGCCTGCCCGAGCCGGAGCGGCCGCGCCGGTCGGCGGTGCTCACCGAGACGCTGACCTCGCCGAGCGGTAAACGGCAGTTCCGCCGCGGGGTGCTGGACACCACCGCCGGCACCGTCACCGGCTACGGCCCGCCGGGCTCACACCATCTGCGCTGGCTGGCGTCGGCGAACTGCCTGCTGGACATTCCCGAAGAGGTCACCGAAATCCCGGCCGGATCGCAGGTCGAAGTCTGGGACCTCTCGGCTCCGTAAGATGACCGCGTGGCACGACGCCCGGGCGACCTCACAACCGGACCGCAACGGCTGTGGGCGTTGCTGCGCTCGACGATTCCGCCGGTGCACCGGGCCGGGCTGCCGTTCGTCGGCGCGGGGCTGGCGCTGGCTGTTGCCGGACGCCGTCACAGCTGGGCGCGCCGCGCGGGTCTGTTGACCGCAGGCGCCTGCGCGGGCTTCTTTCGCCACCCACCGCGCGTGCCGCCCAGCAGGCCCGGTGTCGTCGTCGCACCCGCCGACGGGGTGATCTGTCTGGTCGACACCGCCGCCCCGCCCGCCGAACTCGGCCTTCCCAACATGCCCCTACCCCGAGTCAGCATCTTCCTGTCGCTGCTGGACGCCCACGTGCAGCGCGCCCCGGTCAGCGGCGCGGTGATCGATGTGCAACACCGGCCGGGCCGCTTCGGCTCGGCCGACCTGGCCGCGGCCAGCGAACGCAACGAGCGCACCAGCATGCTGATCCGCACCGAAGCCGGCGCCGAGGTCGTCGTCGCGCAGATCGCCGGGATGCTGGCGCGGCGCATCGTCTGCGAGGCCCGGGCCGGCGACAAGCTGTCGATCGGCGACACCTACGGCTTGATCCGATTCGGTTCGCGCCTGGACACCTACCTGCCTGCGGGATGCGAGCCGCTGGTCAGCGTCGGTCAGCGGGCCCTCGCCGGCGAAACCGTGCTGGCCGAACTGTGATTACCGCCAAGCCCCGCAGCCGGCCGTCGGTCAACCTGCGCATCCTGCCCAGTTCGATGAGCGTGCTGGCGATCTGTGCGGGGCTGACCTCGATCCGCTTCGCGCTGGTGGGTCAGCCGCACGCCGCGATGGCGCTGATCGCCGCGGCCGCCATCCTCGACGGGCTCGACGGGCGGGTGGCCCGCTTCTTCGACGCCGAGTCGCGGATGGGCGAGGAGATCGACTCCCTGGCCGACGCGGTGAACTTCGGGGTGGCGCCGGCGATGGTGATTTACGCGTCGCTGCTGTCCGCGTGGCCAGCGGGATGGTTGGTGGTGTTGTTCTATGCGGTGTCGATCGTCCTGCGACTGGCCCGGTTCAACGCGCTGCTCGACGACGCCACCCTGCCCGCCTACACCCGGGAATTCTTCGTCGGCATGCCCGCCCCGGCCGGCGCGATCGCGGTGCTCGGGCCGCTGGCCGCCAAACTTCAGTTCGGCAGCGGCTGGTGGAGTTCCCCGCCGGTGGTGTGCGCCTGGGTGGCGAGCTGTTCGCTGCTGGTGGTGAGCCGGATCCCGATGAAGAAGATGCACGCGGTGGCGGTGCCGCCGAACCTGGCCGCCGTGCTGCTGGCGGCGTTGGCGATCGTCGCAGCGGCCGCGTTCCTGTTCCCCTACGTGCTGGTGATGGTGGCCGTCGCCGCATACCTGTGCCACATCCCGTTCTCCGTCCGCAGTCACCGCTGGCTCGCCGAGCATCCCGAGGTCTGGGGTGAGCGGCCCAAGCAGCGGCGCGCTGTGCGGCGGGCGATCCGCCGGGCACAGCCCACCCGCCGGTCGATGGCGCGGCTGGGTCTGCGCAAGCCGGCCGGCCGGACATGACGCGCCCCCAGCTGACCCTCACCGCCCGGCTGAACACCTCGCCGGTCGACTCCCGCCGGGGCGTCGTCCGCATGCACCCGAAAGCTGTTGCCGCCCTGGGTATTCGGGAATGGGACGCGGTATCGTTGACCGGGTCGCGGACCACGGCCGCGGTCGCCGGCATGGCGGGCGCCGACGTCCCGGTCAGCACGATCCTGCTCGACGACGTGACGCTGTCCAACGCCGGGCTGCGTGAGGGCGCCGCGGTGATCGTCGCCCCGGTCACGGTGCATGGAGCGCGCTCGGTGACGCTGAGCGGCTCACCGCTGGCAACGCGGTCGATCGCGCCGACCACCCTCCGCCAGGCCCTGCTCGGCAAGGTGCTCACCGTCGGCGACGCGGTGTCGCTGCTGCCCCGCGACCTGGGGCCCGGCACCTCGACGTCGGCGGCCAGCCGCGCGCTGGCGTCGGCCGTCGGGATCAGCTGGACCTCGGAGTTGTTGACCGTCACCGGCGTCGACCCAGCCGGGCCGGTGAGCGTGCAACCCAACTCCTCGGTGACCTGGGGAACCGGTGTGCCCCAAGGCGCGGCGGAGCCGACCGCACGTCGGG encodes:
- a CDS encoding N-acyl-D-amino-acid deacylase family protein, translating into MTYDLVIRNGSIVDGLGGKPFVGDVAVKDGVIRAVGAVDDTGASEIDATGLLVTPGFIDLHTHYDGQSIWSDRLNPSSAHGVTTVVMGNCGVGFAPCRQDDHEVLVDVMAGVEDIPGVVMTDGLPWTWETFPEYLDALEARQRDIDVAAYLPHSPLRVYAMGQRGADREPATAEDLATMRALAKEAIECGALGFASSRLMIHKTASGSPIPSYDAAREEILEIAKGVVDGGGGLIQFVPDVPAGGYQPVLQQVFDVAEDVGLPVTFTLAIGNAGDPMWPDAITMIEKANAVRGDGPSVTAQLLPRPIGLIIGLELSANPFVLYPSYREIAGLPLPERVAEMRKPDVRERILADKPGQGHPLMYLAQAWDWIFPLGDDPNYEPRRSDSIAARARARGVRPIEEAYDRLLDDDGHAMLLVTTSNFENYSLDTVGELLRRDDVVLGLGDGGAHYGMICDASYSTYFLAHWARDRASGRFSVPEAIRELTSVPARVAGLGDRGRIAVGYKADLNVIDHARLRLHKPIVTHDLPAGGRRLDQTADGYVATIVSGEIIARDGVPTDARPGRLVRGRQPAPAA
- a CDS encoding PH domain-containing protein, coding for MDNGTSGPVVSLAEPAHPPSRRAPLLWAVSGAIPWLVLAVAQVAWLVVDQRQPCLHAVVAVGTVAGLVVSAVVVPVWRYRVHRWEISAQAVYTRTGWLVQERRIAPISRVQTVDTERGPLERLFGLADVTVTTASSAGAVHIVALDCPVADQLVAQLTDIAAIGAEDAT
- a CDS encoding phosphatidylserine decarboxylase; protein product: MARRPGDLTTGPQRLWALLRSTIPPVHRAGLPFVGAGLALAVAGRRHSWARRAGLLTAGACAGFFRHPPRVPPSRPGVVVAPADGVICLVDTAAPPAELGLPNMPLPRVSIFLSLLDAHVQRAPVSGAVIDVQHRPGRFGSADLAAASERNERTSMLIRTEAGAEVVVAQIAGMLARRIVCEARAGDKLSIGDTYGLIRFGSRLDTYLPAGCEPLVSVGQRALAGETVLAEL
- a CDS encoding DUF559 domain-containing protein, which gives rise to MGGDEWPFLGRQAVRRGDISEYQLEKNYRAVYRNVYVPKHQPLSALTRARAAWLWSGGRATLAGLSAAAVLGTKWIDVDSPAELIRINRHVPPGVVVHSYTLDAREVCLVNGIRITTPERTAFDIGRTMPRDRAIPVLDALANATNFTVSDVVALADGKPGIRGVRRLRTALRLVDGGAESPQESRLRLLLVDAGLPAPETQIPFVDEFGVTRIRVDMGWRAWKVAVEYDGVQHWSDRYQRSWDIDRVAMLEALGWVVVRVSAEMMTRPRVIIERVTAKLRVAGCPL
- a CDS encoding mycothiol transferase → MPSTDAASAQELLRDLFTRLIEHVDELTDGLTEEQSQWRPHPAANSIAWLIWHSARVQDVQVADIAGVEQVWTRDGWVDRFGLDLPRGDTGYGHSPDDVAKVRAPAELLAGYYRAVHKLTLEYIASVTADELSRIVDERWDPPVTASVRLVSIVDDCAQHLGQAAYVRGIASEARI
- a CDS encoding PH domain-containing protein, which produces MLLVHPVHELLRQLPLLVGGIVLGSTTGNPLWALAALAVTALLGVARWFTTGYRIEADEVQLRTGVLQRKVLSLPRNRIRSVQTDARLLHRLLGLAVLRVSTGREAKGDSVFELDAVEVAQVPRLRAILLNESLQAPAVAEQPAPELVLARWQPSWLRFAPLSVSGLVMIGAAVGGIYQTGVGVALQHSRVAQSGLNAVERSGVVAMVMVLTVVVLLASVVLAVLRSLATYGNLVLTRRAEVLHLRHGLLRVREHTYDMSRLRGGTLRQPLLVRMFGGARLDAVMTGVGGAGESSMLLPPCPVHTAVSVLTALVGDAGPATGPLRGHGRRAALRRWTRALGLPAAAGLALVALTATVGVAPWLWLGWAVLMGCGALLAADRVRALGHRVDGGWLVAQAGSLERRRDCVAAAGIIGWTVRQTLPQRRAGVATLVAATAAGTKRYHLIDVPERLAWTIAAQASPWVAESRWAVV
- the glp gene encoding gephyrin-like molybdotransferase Glp — protein: MRSVEEHQRVVAELITAPPGIRAGLADAQGLALADDVTAPLSLPVFDNSAMDGYAVRAEDIASAAPEHPVKLPVAEDIPAGRTDTLTLAPGTAHRIMTGAPVPQGATAVVPVENTDAGTETVAIYAAVREGRHIRRAGEDVTAGTTVLRAGQVVTPAAMGLAAALGLPELPVIPRQRVLVISTGSELVSPGTPLRPGQIYESNAVMLAAALRDAGAAVVATPTAGDDVAQFVAVLDRYAAAADLIITSGGVSAGAYEVVKDAFGRAGDQGVQFVKVAMQPGMPQGIGRVAGTPIVTLPGNPVSALVSFEVFIRPALRRAMGLPEPERPRRSAVLTETLTSPSGKRQFRRGVLDTTAGTVTGYGPPGSHHLRWLASANCLLDIPEEVTEIPAGSQVEVWDLSAP
- the groL gene encoding chaperonin GroEL (60 kDa chaperone family; promotes refolding of misfolded polypeptides especially under stressful conditions; forms two stacked rings of heptamers to form a barrel-shaped 14mer; ends can be capped by GroES; misfolded proteins enter the barrel where they are refolded when GroES binds), with protein sequence MAKIIAYDEEARRGLERGLNSLADAVRVTLGPKGRNVVLEKKWGAPTITNDGVSIAKEIELEDPYEKIGAELVKEVAKKTDDVAGDGTTTATVLAQALVKEGLRNVAAGANPLALKRGIEKAVEKVTETLLKTAKEVETKEQIAATAAISAGDQAIGDLIAEAMDKVGNEGVITVEESNTFGLQLELTEGMRFDKGYISGYFVTDAERQEAVLEDPYILLVSSKVSAIKDLLPLLEKVIQSGKPLLVIAEDVEGEALSTLVVNKIRGTFKSVAVKAPGFGDRRKAMLQDMAILTGGQVISEEVGLTLENADLSLLGRARKVVVTKDETTIVEGAGDTDAIAGRVAQIRTEIENSDSDYDREKLQERLAKLAGGVAVIKAGAATEVELKERKHRIEDAVRNAKAAVEEGIVAGGGVTLLQAAPTLDELKLEGDEATGASIVKLALEAPLKQIAFNSGLEPGVVAEKVRNLPAGHGLNAATGEYEDLLKAGVADPVKVTRSALQNAASIAGLFLTTEAVVADKPEKEKAAAPGAGGMGDMDF
- a CDS encoding SDR family NAD(P)-dependent oxidoreductase, translated to MGANGKWTVADIPDQSGRVAVVTGANTGIGYHTAAVLAQRGAHVVLAVRNLEKGNAALAKIVAASPDADVTLQELDLSSLESVRAAAQALRHAYPRIDLLINNAGVMYTPKQLTRDGFEMQFGTNHLGHFALTGLVLDQLLHVRGSRVVTVSSNAHRFRAAIHFDDLQWERRYDRIAAYGQSKLANLLFTYELQRRLAAKNAPTIAVAAHPGSSSTELTRNLPMVLKPAVAVFGPLAFQSAAMGALPTLRAATDPDVQGGQYYGPAGLAQQRGHPKLVESSAQSHDEELQRRLWAVSEELTGVTFPV